The following coding sequences lie in one Aureimonas sp. AU20 genomic window:
- the repA gene encoding plasmid partitioning protein RepA, which translates to MPKRGQAVSKPKSRSLEFKPADEQIAADARLLSSQLQAMRQRLFPPTSSKTLRPFTSGEAARLIGVSDSYLRQLSISGEGPQPEVGPSGRRSYTLGDINALRRHLASQHEAGSPKARQYLKWRRPESDEHLQIIAVTNFKGGSGKTTTSAHLAQYLALQGYRTLAVDLDPQASFSALLGYQPELDLTGNDTLYGAIRYDEERVSLESIIRPTYFDGLDLVPGNLELQEFEHATPRQLAEAQREGRAGERLFFARVQDALREVESKYDIVVIDCPPQLGFLTLGALCAATSVLVTVHPQMLDVASMSQFLFMTSDLLQVVREAGGNLNFDFLRYLVTRYEPHDGPQAQIAGFLRAQFGSRVLTNPMLKSTALSDAGLTKQTLYEVARENFSRSTYDRAMESLTAVNSEVEALILESWGRV; encoded by the coding sequence ATTCCAAAACGAGGCCAAGCGGTGTCCAAGCCGAAATCCAGATCACTTGAGTTCAAGCCTGCCGACGAGCAGATTGCCGCCGACGCGCGCCTCCTGTCCAGCCAACTCCAGGCGATGCGCCAGCGGCTATTCCCGCCGACTTCGTCGAAGACGCTGCGCCCCTTCACCTCTGGCGAAGCGGCGCGACTGATCGGGGTATCGGACAGCTACCTCAGGCAATTGTCGATCTCGGGCGAAGGGCCGCAGCCCGAAGTCGGCCCCTCCGGCCGCCGCTCCTATACGCTCGGCGACATCAACGCCCTGCGCCGGCATCTGGCCTCGCAGCACGAGGCCGGCTCGCCCAAGGCGCGGCAGTATTTGAAATGGCGCCGACCCGAAAGCGACGAGCATCTGCAGATCATCGCCGTCACCAACTTCAAGGGCGGCTCGGGCAAGACCACGACCTCGGCGCATCTTGCGCAGTATCTCGCTCTCCAGGGCTACCGGACGCTGGCGGTCGATCTCGATCCGCAGGCATCCTTTTCCGCGCTCCTGGGCTACCAGCCCGAGCTCGACCTTACCGGCAACGACACGCTCTACGGCGCGATCCGCTACGACGAGGAGCGCGTCTCGCTGGAGAGCATCATCCGGCCGACCTATTTCGACGGGCTCGATCTCGTGCCCGGCAATCTCGAACTGCAGGAGTTCGAGCACGCGACGCCTCGGCAGCTGGCGGAGGCGCAGCGCGAGGGCCGCGCCGGAGAGCGCCTGTTCTTCGCCCGCGTGCAGGACGCTCTGCGCGAGGTTGAATCCAAATACGACATCGTCGTCATCGACTGCCCGCCCCAACTTGGCTTCCTGACCCTGGGTGCGCTTTGCGCAGCGACCTCGGTCCTTGTGACCGTGCATCCCCAGATGCTCGACGTCGCTTCGATGAGCCAGTTCCTGTTCATGACCTCGGACCTGCTTCAGGTCGTGCGAGAGGCCGGCGGCAATCTGAACTTCGACTTCTTGCGCTATCTCGTGACGCGCTATGAGCCGCATGACGGGCCACAGGCGCAGATCGCGGGCTTCCTGCGCGCGCAGTTCGGCAGCCGCGTCCTTACCAACCCCATGCTGAAGTCCACGGCGCTGAGCGACGCAGGCCTCACCAAGCAGACGCTCTACGAGGTGGCACGGGAGAATTTCTCCCGTTCGACCTACGACCGCGCGATGGAGTCGTTGACTGCTGTCAACAGCGAGGTCGAGGCGCTGATCCTGGAAAGCTGGGGGCGGGTGTGA
- the repB gene encoding plasmid partitioning protein RepB, translated as MSRRRDELKALLGGAPPAEAETPAEAEAASAARPRAHASSGAVKAMGLALGNLRAEAEDARALREQVARGERVVEIDPNRIEPAFVADRLSQPDRSDEAFDALCRSIEEGGQEVPVLLRPHPDAERSQAGWYQTAYGHRRVAAARALGIKVRAVVRPLSDVELVVAQGKENSERRDLSFIERALFAEALLQRGFERATVQSALSLHKAEMTRLLQVAEAVPDAIARAIGPAPRAGRTRWMLLAEQLRTAGARDKAEREIATERFAKATSDERFVLMLERLTRRAKTVSRTAEALSEPSGRVVASFKPDGKRSVIEFKGEGAFAAFVASEIPALYAAFKAREGED; from the coding sequence ATGAGCCGGCGTCGCGACGAGTTGAAGGCGTTGCTCGGTGGCGCGCCGCCGGCGGAGGCGGAGACGCCCGCCGAGGCGGAAGCCGCCTCCGCCGCTCGGCCTCGCGCCCATGCGAGTTCCGGCGCGGTGAAGGCCATGGGCCTGGCGCTCGGAAACCTGCGCGCCGAGGCCGAGGACGCGAGAGCCCTGCGCGAACAAGTGGCTCGCGGTGAGCGCGTCGTGGAGATCGACCCGAACCGGATCGAGCCGGCTTTCGTAGCCGATCGCCTGTCGCAGCCCGATCGCTCCGACGAGGCCTTTGACGCGCTTTGTCGCTCGATCGAGGAAGGCGGACAGGAGGTGCCCGTGCTCCTGCGCCCGCATCCGGACGCGGAGCGGTCGCAGGCGGGCTGGTATCAGACTGCCTACGGCCATCGCCGCGTCGCCGCCGCGCGGGCTCTCGGCATCAAAGTGCGCGCCGTGGTGCGCCCGCTCAGCGATGTCGAGCTGGTGGTGGCGCAGGGCAAGGAAAACTCCGAGCGGCGTGATCTTTCCTTCATCGAGCGCGCGCTGTTTGCCGAGGCGCTCCTGCAACGCGGGTTCGAGCGGGCAACCGTCCAGTCCGCTCTGTCGCTTCACAAGGCGGAAATGACGCGGCTGCTCCAGGTGGCGGAGGCGGTGCCAGATGCGATCGCGCGGGCCATCGGCCCGGCGCCGCGCGCGGGCCGCACGCGCTGGATGCTCCTGGCCGAACAGCTGAGAACGGCCGGTGCACGCGATAAGGCCGAGCGCGAAATCGCGACGGAGCGGTTCGCCAAGGCGACGAGTGATGAGCGCTTCGTTCTTATGCTGGAGCGCCTGACCCGCCGCGCCAAGACGGTCAGCCGAACGGCCGAGGCGCTATCTGAGCCGAGCGGACGCGTCGTGGCGTCTTTTAAGCCAGACGGCAAGCGGTCCGTCATCGAGTTCAAGGGCGAGGGGGCCTTCGCCGCCTTCGTCGCTTCCGAAATTCCCGCGCTCTACGCCGCCTTCAAGGCGCGAGAGGGCGAGGACTGA
- the repC gene encoding plasmid replication protein RepC codes for MFEIQWNSPFGARPISAALIRREDGVRRAQARLRAEKPDADEDAGADGPDKWVLLRALTEARAHFRLSDRTLSVLEALLSCHGQKRIDPSRPQIVFPSNRELSLRTRGMADATLRRHLASLIETGLLLRRDSPNGKRYRRRDLEEGDEAFGFDLSPFALCATEIFARAEEARAEARKLRRLRTEIAICRRDIRKILDAALIEERAGNWGALEQAWQELSRPLSRSATASELEQMSAHAIELRAKSETLYLSVLSEQEMSGNDAHGERHYQDSNADSHTEIAQEEKNEEKSEVEQPMRHDADAAPVGQGGEALRRLAEREAPDVGTVMTICPTLADYSRTPIRSRRDFEVTADLVRGFLGISSDAYRAAQAAMGPYEAAITIAALLERADRVRSPGGYLRALTAKAGTKRFRVGPMLEALRNQSLRS; via the coding sequence ATGTTCGAGATCCAATGGAACTCCCCTTTCGGGGCGCGGCCGATATCGGCTGCCCTGATTCGGCGGGAGGATGGCGTGCGCCGTGCGCAAGCGCGTCTGCGCGCCGAGAAACCGGATGCTGACGAGGACGCGGGCGCCGATGGCCCCGACAAGTGGGTGCTGCTGCGGGCGCTGACAGAGGCGCGTGCGCATTTCCGCTTGTCCGATCGCACTCTGTCCGTCTTGGAAGCGCTCTTGTCCTGCCATGGGCAAAAGCGCATCGATCCTTCGCGCCCGCAGATCGTCTTTCCTTCGAACCGCGAATTGTCGCTGCGCACGCGCGGCATGGCCGACGCGACTCTGCGCCGTCATCTCGCCAGCCTGATCGAGACTGGCCTGCTTCTGAGGCGGGACAGTCCCAACGGCAAGCGCTACCGTCGGCGCGACCTCGAAGAGGGGGACGAGGCGTTCGGGTTCGATCTGTCGCCGTTTGCCCTCTGCGCGACCGAGATCTTCGCACGGGCCGAGGAGGCACGCGCAGAAGCGCGTAAGCTGCGTCGTCTGCGGACCGAGATCGCCATCTGCCGACGAGACATCCGAAAGATCCTGGATGCTGCGTTGATCGAGGAGCGCGCGGGCAATTGGGGCGCGTTGGAGCAGGCTTGGCAAGAGCTTTCCCGGCCGCTGTCGCGGAGTGCCACCGCCAGTGAACTCGAACAGATGTCCGCGCATGCTATCGAACTTCGCGCTAAGAGCGAAACTCTTTATCTTTCAGTGCTTTCTGAACAAGAAATGAGCGGCAATGACGCGCACGGCGAGCGCCACTATCAAGATTCAAATGCAGACTCTCATACTGAAATAGCCCAGGAAGAAAAGAACGAAGAAAAATCCGAGGTCGAGCAACCGATGCGTCACGATGCAGACGCTGCACCAGTGGGGCAGGGGGGCGAGGCGTTGCGCCGGTTGGCGGAGCGAGAGGCGCCTGATGTCGGAACCGTTATGACGATCTGCCCGACATTGGCGGACTACAGCCGCACGCCCATCCGCTCCCGCCGCGACTTCGAGGTGACGGCCGACCTCGTTCGCGGCTTCCTCGGCATTTCGTCGGACGCCTACCGCGCGGCGCAGGCGGCGATGGGGCCCTATGAGGCCGCCATCACCATCGCGGCGCTTCTGGAGCGCGCCGATCGTGTACGCTCGCCCGGCGGCTATCTGCGCGCGTTGACGGCCAAGGCCGGCACCAAGCGGTTCCGCGTCGGCCCGATGCTGGAGGCATTGCGCAACCAGTCTCTGCGGTCGTGA
- a CDS encoding ATPase domain-containing protein translates to MSAEDKQVMARTGVPGLDDILSGGLSKGHVFLLEGSPGTGKTTIALRFLLAGGEDGDKGLYITLSETERELRESAASHGWTIGESVEVFELVPPEVALDSDREQSLLYSSDLELGEATRTIFEAFERVRPARVVLDSLSEIRLLAQSSLRYRRQILSLKHYFAQQGATVLLLDDLTSESMDKTVHSVAHGVIKLEELAPAYGAERRRLRVMKYRGRAFRGGYHDFTIRNGGVSVFPRLVAAEHRTGFTRTRMTSDIAELDALLGGGIEQGSSTLILGPAGTGKSTFTFQFISAAIARGEKAAMFIFDEELGLLFDRTKAMGFDFQAMQKEGLLHIEQVDAAELSPGEFAHRVRQRVDEGGMKTVLIDSLNGYQASMPEENALVLHIHELLQYLNRRGATTFLTVAQHGLVGDMKAPVDITYLADTVILLRYFEALGTVRRAVSVIKKRAGFHEDTIREYRIAENGLTLGQPIRGFQGVLRGVPTLIEQANAGVANTTTD, encoded by the coding sequence ATGAGCGCTGAGGACAAGCAGGTCATGGCGCGAACCGGCGTTCCCGGCCTCGACGACATCCTCTCCGGCGGCCTGTCCAAAGGGCACGTCTTCCTGCTGGAAGGCAGTCCCGGCACGGGCAAGACGACGATCGCGCTCCGCTTTCTCCTGGCGGGCGGCGAAGACGGGGACAAGGGCCTCTACATCACGCTGTCGGAGACCGAGCGGGAACTGCGCGAGAGCGCGGCTTCGCATGGCTGGACGATCGGTGAGAGCGTCGAGGTCTTCGAACTCGTGCCGCCCGAAGTCGCGCTGGATTCCGATCGCGAGCAGAGCCTGCTTTATTCGTCCGACCTGGAACTGGGAGAGGCGACGCGCACGATCTTCGAGGCCTTCGAGCGCGTGCGGCCCGCCCGCGTCGTGCTGGACAGCCTGTCCGAGATCCGGCTGCTCGCGCAAAGCTCGCTGCGCTACCGCCGGCAGATCCTGTCGCTGAAACATTATTTCGCACAGCAGGGCGCCACCGTGCTGCTGCTGGACGATCTCACGTCCGAGTCCATGGACAAGACCGTCCACAGCGTCGCACATGGCGTCATCAAGCTGGAGGAACTGGCTCCGGCCTATGGCGCCGAGCGGCGCCGGCTGCGCGTCATGAAATATCGCGGCCGCGCTTTTCGCGGCGGTTATCACGACTTCACGATCCGCAATGGCGGCGTGTCGGTCTTTCCACGTCTCGTCGCGGCCGAGCACCGCACGGGCTTTACCCGCACGCGCATGACGAGCGATATCGCCGAGCTCGATGCGCTGCTGGGCGGCGGCATCGAACAAGGGTCGAGCACGCTTATTCTGGGCCCCGCCGGAACCGGAAAGAGCACCTTCACCTTCCAGTTCATCTCGGCCGCGATTGCGCGGGGCGAGAAAGCGGCCATGTTCATCTTCGACGAAGAACTGGGTCTTCTGTTCGACCGCACGAAAGCTATGGGCTTCGATTTCCAGGCCATGCAGAAGGAGGGGCTTCTCCACATCGAGCAGGTGGACGCGGCGGAGCTTTCGCCTGGCGAGTTCGCCCATCGCGTGCGCCAGCGCGTCGACGAAGGCGGTATGAAGACCGTTCTCATCGACAGCCTCAACGGCTATCAGGCTTCGATGCCGGAGGAGAATGCCCTCGTCCTGCACATTCACGAGCTTCTGCAATATCTCAATCGGCGGGGTGCGACGACCTTCCTGACCGTCGCCCAGCACGGGTTGGTCGGCGACATGAAGGCGCCGGTGGACATCACTTATCTCGCCGACACGGTGATCCTGCTGCGCTATTTCGAGGCACTGGGCACCGTTCGCCGGGCCGTTTCCGTCATCAAGAAGCGCGCCGGCTTCCACGAGGACACGATCCGAGAATACCGGATCGCCGAGAACGGGCTGACGCTGGGCCAGCCAATCAGGGGGTTCCAGGGCGTGCTGCGCGGCGTTCCCACGCTGATCGAGCAGGCAAACGCCGGCGTGGCCAACACGACCACCGACTGA
- a CDS encoding hybrid sensor histidine kinase/response regulator — translation MRETNVLVLAPRGRDAEVAAALLSECGLAPLVCPDFETLTRRIDDDACFAVVTEEALRLSDLSDLTERLSAQAPWSDFQFIVLTQRGGGPERNPAAARLSERLRNVSFLERPFHPTSFVSLATTAARGRHRQFEARARMEELHEGEERLRTALLAGHLGSWELDLSTWTLVATSTCKAIFGYGLEEAFCYDDLLRSVHPGDRERMQAAVERSVSGGEDYAIEYRVLWRNGSVHWTAINGRLVRDRSGRKIRLVGVSADITARKEAEADLQRLNETLEARVAERTAELEAAHRIVMAEVEQRERTETLLRQSQKMEAIGQLTGGVAHDFNNLLMAVLGNLDLLRKHIPDDPRTARLIDGALKGAQRGAALTQRLLAFARRQDLVVEARDLADLVRGMTDLLERSLGGNIELTLELDDAPSTALVDANQLELAILNLAVNARDAMPNGGELRIRIDRGQGEGELSAGDYVRLSVSDTGQGMSAETLKKATEPFFSTKGVGKGTGLGLSMIHGLAVQLNGALRLTSHPGEGTRAELWLPAADALPAVRAEAPRVEPKAERAPVRARILAVDDDPLIAMSTTDMLEDLGHEVVEAQSGAQALQLLGQGSPFDLMITDFSMPRMNGAELAEAALALRPGLPILLATGYAELPAGERLGLPRLGKPYSQSQLADEIQKLLAR, via the coding sequence GTGCGCGAAACGAATGTCCTGGTCCTGGCGCCGCGCGGGCGCGACGCAGAAGTGGCGGCAGCTCTCCTGTCGGAATGCGGACTCGCGCCGCTGGTCTGCCCGGATTTCGAAACGCTGACTCGGCGGATCGACGATGACGCCTGTTTTGCGGTCGTGACGGAAGAAGCTTTGCGCCTGTCCGATCTCAGCGACTTGACCGAGCGGTTGAGCGCCCAGGCCCCCTGGTCGGACTTTCAGTTCATCGTGCTGACCCAGCGAGGCGGCGGGCCGGAGCGCAACCCCGCTGCCGCGCGATTGTCCGAACGTCTAAGAAACGTATCCTTCCTCGAGCGACCGTTCCATCCGACCTCCTTCGTCAGCCTCGCCACGACGGCCGCGCGCGGGCGCCATCGCCAGTTCGAGGCACGGGCGCGCATGGAGGAGCTGCACGAGGGCGAGGAGCGTCTGCGGACCGCGCTCCTGGCGGGCCATCTCGGCTCCTGGGAGCTCGACCTTTCGACTTGGACCCTGGTGGCCACGAGCACCTGCAAGGCCATTTTTGGATATGGCCTGGAGGAAGCCTTCTGTTATGACGACCTCCTCCGCAGCGTCCACCCCGGCGACCGCGAGCGGATGCAGGCGGCGGTAGAGCGCAGCGTCTCCGGGGGCGAGGATTACGCGATCGAATACCGCGTCCTGTGGCGCAACGGTTCGGTGCACTGGACCGCGATCAACGGTCGCCTGGTGCGGGACCGAAGCGGGCGGAAGATCCGGCTTGTCGGCGTTTCCGCCGACATCACCGCCCGCAAGGAGGCTGAAGCCGATCTGCAGCGCCTGAACGAAACGTTGGAAGCCCGCGTCGCGGAGCGCACGGCCGAGCTCGAGGCCGCGCACCGGATCGTGATGGCCGAGGTGGAGCAGCGCGAGCGCACCGAAACGCTTCTGCGCCAGTCGCAAAAGATGGAGGCGATCGGCCAGCTGACGGGCGGCGTCGCGCACGACTTCAACAACCTGTTGATGGCGGTGCTCGGCAATCTCGATCTCTTGCGCAAGCACATTCCCGACGACCCGCGCACGGCTCGCCTGATCGACGGCGCCTTGAAAGGCGCGCAACGCGGCGCGGCGCTGACCCAGCGTCTTCTCGCCTTCGCGCGCCGCCAGGATCTCGTGGTGGAAGCGCGCGACCTTGCCGATCTCGTGCGGGGCATGACGGATCTTCTTGAGCGCTCGCTCGGCGGCAATATCGAGCTGACGCTGGAACTCGACGACGCGCCGTCCACCGCGCTGGTCGATGCCAACCAGCTGGAACTCGCCATTCTCAATCTGGCCGTCAACGCGCGCGACGCCATGCCCAACGGCGGCGAATTGCGCATCCGCATCGATCGCGGCCAGGGCGAGGGCGAACTCAGTGCCGGCGACTATGTGCGCCTGTCGGTCAGCGACACCGGGCAGGGCATGAGCGCCGAAACGCTGAAGAAGGCGACGGAGCCGTTCTTCTCGACCAAGGGCGTGGGCAAGGGCACGGGCCTCGGCCTGTCGATGATTCACGGCCTCGCGGTTCAGCTGAACGGCGCCCTGCGGCTGACCAGCCATCCGGGGGAGGGAACGCGGGCCGAGCTTTGGCTGCCTGCGGCCGATGCCCTGCCTGCGGTCCGAGCCGAAGCACCGAGGGTCGAACCGAAAGCGGAGCGCGCGCCGGTGCGAGCCCGCATCTTGGCGGTAGACGACGATCCGCTGATCGCCATGAGCACGACCGACATGCTGGAAGATCTCGGGCATGAGGTGGTCGAGGCCCAGTCCGGAGCGCAGGCGCTACAGCTTCTGGGCCAGGGGTCCCCCTTCGATCTGATGATCACCGACTTTTCCATGCCGCGCATGAACGGGGCGGAACTCGCCGAAGCCGCTCTGGCGCTACGCCCAGGTCTGCCGATCCTTCTCGCGACGGGCTATGCCGAGCTGCCCGCCGGCGAGCGGCTCGGGCTGCCCCGCCTCGGCAAGCCCTATAGCCAGTCGCAGCTTGCCGACGAAATTCAAAAGCTTCTGGCGCGCTGA